One Falco cherrug isolate bFalChe1 chromosome 11, bFalChe1.pri, whole genome shotgun sequence DNA window includes the following coding sequences:
- the DAW1 gene encoding dynein assembly factor with WDR repeat domains 1 isoform X1 — protein sequence MRLRRLLLRYYPPGIILEYVQDSEPKTRSIDLLDLRPDTDAIALVDEIQKGEPLITSCKEQVIHLVRRLQEKLGEKEDHKFYLSKVLRAHILPLTNVAFNKSGSRFITGSYDRTCKVWDTASGEELRTLEGHGNVVYAIAFNNPYGDKIATGSFDKTCKLWSTETGKCYHTFRGHSAEIVCLSFNLQSTLVATGSLDTTAKLWDVEKGEEIVTLSGHSAEIIALSFNTTGDRIITGSFDHTVAVWDVGTRRVLHTLIGHRGEISSAQFSWDCSLIVTGSMDKTCKLWNAMTGTHIATLTGHSDEVLDVCFDYAGQRIATASADGSARVYDARTKKCIAKLEGHGGEISKVCFNPKGNRILTASSDKTARLWDAATGQCLQILEGHTDEIFSCAFNYKGNIIITGSKDNSCRIWH from the exons CACAGATGCCATAGCCTTAGTAGATGAAATTCAAAAAGGAGAACCTCTCATCACTTCGTGCAAGGAGCAGGTCATACATTTAGTACGAAGATTGCAAGAGAAGCTAGGGGAAAAAGAGGATCACAAGTTCTATCTGTCTAAG GTACTTAGAGCACATATATTGCCACTGACCAATGTAGCATTTAACAAATCTGGTTCCCG CTTTATCACTGGAAGCTATGATAGAACATGCAAAGTATGGGATACTGCATCAGGAGAAGAGCTACGTACACTGGAGGGACATGGAAACGTTGTCTATGCAATAGCATTCAATAATCCCTATgg tgaCAAGATAGCCACTGGATCTTTTGATAAAACCTGCAAACTGTGGAgtacagaaacaggaaaatgttaTCATACTTTCAGAGGACATAGTGCAGAAATA GTATGTTTATCGTTTAATCTTCAGAGCACATTGGTGGCAACTGGGAGCTTGGATACCACTGCCAAATTATGGGATGtagagaagggagaagaaatagTCACTTTAAGC GGGCATTCAGCAGAAATCATCGCATTGTCTTTCAACACCACTGGAGACAGGATTATCACGGGCTCCTTTGACCATACAGTAGCAGTGTGGGATGTTGGCACTCGCAG ggtGTTACATACTTTAATAGGTCACCGAGGAGAGATTAGTAGTGCACAGTTCAGCTGGGACTGTTCTCTCATAGTCACTGGATCAATGGACAAAACATGCAAG CTGTGGAATGCTATGACTGGGACACATATAGCAACTTTAACAGGTCACAGCGATGAAGTACTGGATGTCTGCTTTGATTATGCTGGCCAGCGTATTGCAACTGCTTCTGCTGATG GTTCAGCAAGAGTCTATGATGCAAGAACAAAAAAGTGCATTGCAAAGCTGGAGGGGCATGGAGGTGAAATTTCAAAG gtatgttTCAACCCTAAAGGCAATCGTATACTAACAGCCAGCTCTGATAAAACAGCTCGACTCTGGGATGCTGCTACCGGACAGTGCCTTCAGATATTAGAGGGTCATACTGATGAGATATTCTCCTGTGCTTTCAATTACAAAGGCAATATAATCATTACAG GAAGCAAGGATAACTCCTGTAGAATATGGCACTga
- the DAW1 gene encoding dynein assembly factor with WDR repeat domains 1 isoform X2, translated as MRLRRLLLRYYPPGIILEYVQDSEPKTRSIDLLDLRPDTDAIALVDEIQKGEPLITSCKEQVIHLVRRLQEKLGEKEDHKFYLSKVLRAHILPLTNVAFNKSGSRFITGSYDRTCKVWDTASGEELRTLEGHGNVVYAIAFNNPYGDKIATGSFDKTCKLWSTETGKCYHTFRGHSAEIGHSAEIIALSFNTTGDRIITGSFDHTVAVWDVGTRRVLHTLIGHRGEISSAQFSWDCSLIVTGSMDKTCKLWNAMTGTHIATLTGHSDEVLDVCFDYAGQRIATASADGSARVYDARTKKCIAKLEGHGGEISKVCFNPKGNRILTASSDKTARLWDAATGQCLQILEGHTDEIFSCAFNYKGNIIITGSKDNSCRIWH; from the exons CACAGATGCCATAGCCTTAGTAGATGAAATTCAAAAAGGAGAACCTCTCATCACTTCGTGCAAGGAGCAGGTCATACATTTAGTACGAAGATTGCAAGAGAAGCTAGGGGAAAAAGAGGATCACAAGTTCTATCTGTCTAAG GTACTTAGAGCACATATATTGCCACTGACCAATGTAGCATTTAACAAATCTGGTTCCCG CTTTATCACTGGAAGCTATGATAGAACATGCAAAGTATGGGATACTGCATCAGGAGAAGAGCTACGTACACTGGAGGGACATGGAAACGTTGTCTATGCAATAGCATTCAATAATCCCTATgg tgaCAAGATAGCCACTGGATCTTTTGATAAAACCTGCAAACTGTGGAgtacagaaacaggaaaatgttaTCATACTTTCAGAGGACATAGTGCAGAAATA GGGCATTCAGCAGAAATCATCGCATTGTCTTTCAACACCACTGGAGACAGGATTATCACGGGCTCCTTTGACCATACAGTAGCAGTGTGGGATGTTGGCACTCGCAG ggtGTTACATACTTTAATAGGTCACCGAGGAGAGATTAGTAGTGCACAGTTCAGCTGGGACTGTTCTCTCATAGTCACTGGATCAATGGACAAAACATGCAAG CTGTGGAATGCTATGACTGGGACACATATAGCAACTTTAACAGGTCACAGCGATGAAGTACTGGATGTCTGCTTTGATTATGCTGGCCAGCGTATTGCAACTGCTTCTGCTGATG GTTCAGCAAGAGTCTATGATGCAAGAACAAAAAAGTGCATTGCAAAGCTGGAGGGGCATGGAGGTGAAATTTCAAAG gtatgttTCAACCCTAAAGGCAATCGTATACTAACAGCCAGCTCTGATAAAACAGCTCGACTCTGGGATGCTGCTACCGGACAGTGCCTTCAGATATTAGAGGGTCATACTGATGAGATATTCTCCTGTGCTTTCAATTACAAAGGCAATATAATCATTACAG GAAGCAAGGATAACTCCTGTAGAATATGGCACTga
- the DAW1 gene encoding dynein assembly factor with WDR repeat domains 1 isoform X3, which produces MRLRRLLLRYYPPGIILEYVQDSEPKTRSIDLLDLRPDTDAIALVDEIQKGEPLITSCKEQVIHLVRRLQEKLGEKEDHKFYLSKVLRAHILPLTNVAFNKSGSRDKIATGSFDKTCKLWSTETGKCYHTFRGHSAEIVCLSFNLQSTLVATGSLDTTAKLWDVEKGEEIVTLSGHSAEIIALSFNTTGDRIITGSFDHTVAVWDVGTRRVLHTLIGHRGEISSAQFSWDCSLIVTGSMDKTCKLWNAMTGTHIATLTGHSDEVLDVCFDYAGQRIATASADGSARVYDARTKKCIAKLEGHGGEISKVCFNPKGNRILTASSDKTARLWDAATGQCLQILEGHTDEIFSCAFNYKGNIIITGSKDNSCRIWH; this is translated from the exons CACAGATGCCATAGCCTTAGTAGATGAAATTCAAAAAGGAGAACCTCTCATCACTTCGTGCAAGGAGCAGGTCATACATTTAGTACGAAGATTGCAAGAGAAGCTAGGGGAAAAAGAGGATCACAAGTTCTATCTGTCTAAG GTACTTAGAGCACATATATTGCCACTGACCAATGTAGCATTTAACAAATCTGGTTCCCG tgaCAAGATAGCCACTGGATCTTTTGATAAAACCTGCAAACTGTGGAgtacagaaacaggaaaatgttaTCATACTTTCAGAGGACATAGTGCAGAAATA GTATGTTTATCGTTTAATCTTCAGAGCACATTGGTGGCAACTGGGAGCTTGGATACCACTGCCAAATTATGGGATGtagagaagggagaagaaatagTCACTTTAAGC GGGCATTCAGCAGAAATCATCGCATTGTCTTTCAACACCACTGGAGACAGGATTATCACGGGCTCCTTTGACCATACAGTAGCAGTGTGGGATGTTGGCACTCGCAG ggtGTTACATACTTTAATAGGTCACCGAGGAGAGATTAGTAGTGCACAGTTCAGCTGGGACTGTTCTCTCATAGTCACTGGATCAATGGACAAAACATGCAAG CTGTGGAATGCTATGACTGGGACACATATAGCAACTTTAACAGGTCACAGCGATGAAGTACTGGATGTCTGCTTTGATTATGCTGGCCAGCGTATTGCAACTGCTTCTGCTGATG GTTCAGCAAGAGTCTATGATGCAAGAACAAAAAAGTGCATTGCAAAGCTGGAGGGGCATGGAGGTGAAATTTCAAAG gtatgttTCAACCCTAAAGGCAATCGTATACTAACAGCCAGCTCTGATAAAACAGCTCGACTCTGGGATGCTGCTACCGGACAGTGCCTTCAGATATTAGAGGGTCATACTGATGAGATATTCTCCTGTGCTTTCAATTACAAAGGCAATATAATCATTACAG GAAGCAAGGATAACTCCTGTAGAATATGGCACTga